The segment aatatcatATTGCTAATGTTGTCTAGCACTTGGTGTTGACTAGGTTTGGAATAGAACAAGAGTACACCTTACTCCAGCCAAATGTAAACTGGCCCTTAGGTTGGCCTGTTGGAGGCTACCCCGGACCTCAGGTAATTGTTTTACACAAAAAGAATGGTACACAGCTCAAAAATCATCCAGCACAAATGCAATCCTAATGATGCTGTAAAATCTGTTCAATTTAATTAACTGTTGGAGATCTATTTATCTTTGTGGAAACTTTAGGGTCCTTACTACTGTGGTGCTGGAGCGGAAAAGTCATTTGGCAGAGATATATCAGATGCTCACTACAAGGCTTGCCTGTATGCTGGAATTAACATTAGTGGTACTAATGGAGAGGTTATGCCAGGACAGGTACCATTTCCATCACTTCTATTTCTAGTACAATAAAATCACTGTCACTTATAGTACTCTAATTGGAGGATCAACGTAATTGTTTGTTTCAGTGGGAATTTCAAGTAGGTCCTAGTGTTGGAATTGAAGGTGGAGATCATATCTGGTGTGCTAGATACCTCCTCGAGGTAATTAATCTTCCCAAATCTGCATAAATTTCCTTTGCAGGTTAGGGCATCTGGCAAGCATATCATCCTAATTCAACGAACAATACTTGAATACCTATTCGACTCAGCTCCAGGTCCCGGCTGTGGGGATTAAGGAAATATTTTTCTAGTGGCATGAAATGATCGACTTATTACCTAAAGTGGTTCCTTTGACTGTTGCTGTGGTTTATGTCCTTCTGTATTTGAAGTGGTTGCTGAACTAAGAAATCAGATTActcattcttcttttttttttttccaattcctTGATCTAACAGAGAATTACTGAACAAGCAGGAGTTGTCCTCTCACTCGATCCAAAACCAATTGAGGTGATCTAAAAttctttatgatttttttgttattcaaaTTAAGTACAATTATGAAACTCCATTTTTTCTTCTCTGGTCCTGGCATTCACAGGGTGACTGGAACGGTGCAGGATGCCACACTAACTACAGGTAGCTCCTTTTTGCAAGAGAGAAACTAGGAATCTTAAAGATAAGATTTGGGATGTGAATCTGTTAAGACCGAAATCACTTGCTCATTATGTGGTAGTTGCTACAACTAGGAATTAGTTGCAAGTGACTTTTACAATTCATCATTTTGTTTCATGTTTCGTCAAGTTCTTGTTTCTCTGTTTAACCGCGCCCCCTCTCCGTTTTTCATTTTTCCAGTTTAGCAATTCTGTCTTCTGAAAACCAATGTATGGTTTCCATAGTAAAACTCCTTTGAAGGATTCACTTACTAGTTATTAATGGTTTGTTGTTTGCAGTACACTGAGTATGAGAGAAGAGGGAGGTTTTGAAGTTATAAAGAAAGCAATTCTGAATCTATCCCTTCGCCACAAGGAACATATAAGTGCTTATGGAGAAGGAAATGAGAGAAGGTTGACCGGAAAGCATGAAACTGCTAGTATTGACCAATTTTCATGGGTATGCCTGCTGCTGATCTTTCCTTCATTTGTACATAAATAGTGTGTACCAATTATCCTCATTCCTTCTTGATTTTCTAAATATGCAGGGAGTTGCTAACCGTGGTTGCTCAATCCGTGTGGGGCGTGACACTGAGAAGGAAGGCAAGGGTAAGTTTCTGCTTTATTAGAGGGAGTAACATTAGCATCCTTGAGTTTATTGTGCAATGATGAAAAATGTAGCTTATTTTGCGGACCACTTTTCTCAACATACATTTCGCATAAAAGAAAGTTAAAATACTGGatctcaaaataaaaagagatgAATTAACTCTTTTCTGAACAGTTATCCATGATCCAAGCATCACTGTTTCTCATGGCCTTTTAAAGAATTTGCAACTATTTAGCTAAACACTTTGGCCTTGGCATTGATGGTCCTTCTGATGCTGtttatttctccttttttgttTCTGGGGTTGGTCGATGCAGGTTATTTGGAAGACCGCCGCCCAGCTTCAAACATGGACCCCTATGTTGTGACTGGATTACTTGCTGAAACTACTATACTGTGGGAGCCAACCCTTGAGGCTGAAGCTCTTGCTGCCCAAAAGATCTCATTGAAGGTTTAGAGTATATGAGGGGAAATTGTTTTCATAATAATCCTCTTAGAATTTATGAGATAAGTTCTGAAGCTTGTACCTTGTTGAGGTTCCCTTATTTGGGAAAATCTTGTAAAGGAACCAAAATTTACCAGTTCATCCTAGAAAATAGGTTTCTTAAGACATGAGACTACTTTGGAGTTGAGGTGTAATTGTTGGACTACTTTGAACATCTTTACCTTTCTTTTCTCCAGATGAATCCATTTCTCTGAAATTCCAATTGGTGTGCTCTTTCCGAATGAAATCTTTGAACATATAATCAGTCATGTACATTTCAGTTTCTAACTAGCTAGTTAAGTTACTTATATGATGTTATCTTCTGTCTACTATGTTCAAGTTCAGGTTCTTTAGAGAAATCATCATAATAGTTTATTGCATGTTGGCCATCAATCTGCCACGACTCTCGTCCTTTATCTGGATTTGAACTTGGTTTCTTTCCAgcatatatatattcatgttaCATGGACTTGAATATATGTGTCCAGCATGCTATTTTTCAGTACTTTGTACTTGATGTGCAAAGTAAATGAAGACTTCAAGTTAGTAAAAGATGCATAATGTCATGTACAAGCTTGGCTTTCTTTTCtttagaatatttattaaataccTTTTACATTTGTGTGAAGCCAAAGTGATTCCTTCCCCTATCAGAATGCTTGCTGTAAACTAGTCCAAGAGATTCTTTTCATTTCTTTGGAGAAAAAGCTACAAGCTGTCAATGTTGTCTAGATAAAGAATGGAACAATCATGgctttatatacatatatgcatTCAGTATTGAAATCACAAAAGGGATTTGATTCAATAAAGTTTCTCTCCTTTGCTTTTGTTTAAGCTAAACTTGTCAGGCCATGGCTTCAGGGGCAGGCAAATCAGCAGCCTTTATGCTTTTGGTCCTTAATGTTTTCCTTTACTTCATTGTTGCTGTAATTTCTGGCTGGGCTGTCAATCATGCCATAGAGAGATCCGAAGCAACAGGTAATATCATCGATcctttctcttcttctatttttgtCATTCAGAGCACTGTCCTGTCAAGGTAGAAGATGTTTCCACAACATGTAAAAGCCGTCGCGATGATGACTTTTAAtgtgatgaaaaatatttgcaGCATCAAGTCTGTCATTCCCAGCTAAGATCTTTCCTATATACTTTCCTTTTGGAAATATGGCAACTGGTTTTCTCATCATATTTTCACTTATTGCTGGAGTTGTTGGCTTCATTTCCTCACTCACTGGAATTCACAATGTGATACAATGGAATGCACCAAACTTATATGCAGCTGCTTTCTCTTCTCTCACCACTTGGCTACTCACTTTACTCGCTATGGGGTAAATAACACATTCTCCGTTCCTTTTTACTTGTCACAATTTCCTTTTTGAGAGTCATACGATAAGGACTGTGTCTAACATTTTGCGATGTGTTTTCTCATCATATTGATGTGAAAAagaattgcaatttatagtactttttgtaCACTTTCACTGGTGTTGGTGGTGTTGGAAGTTGGTGAAATTGACTCTCGAAAAGCGCAACGTAACGGAGAGGGTGTACCACTTTCATgtcatttatattaattttgtatttgtgATTGCAGGTTGGCTTGTAAGGAGATTAATATGGGGTGGAGTGACTCAAACTTGGTaagtttttcatataaattttttcttagttAGAAGAAAGTAAACAGAGTCGGAGTCAACATTTGAGTTGCTGATTCTAAATTCGGGTGAATCGAAAAATATTGttgcaatttaattaatttttaacaatGTTTTGTAGAGGACCTTGGAGACCATGTTGATAATATTAGGTGGTACACAAATGTTTTGCACTGTTGCAATTCATGCTGGAATCGAAGATGTTATTAGACGAGAGTTTTAAGAAAGAGGAAGAATTTGAgaatttttacaatttattaatgtaccataaataatttttatttatttcctatCATTTTACTGAGTTTTCAGTTTTAATGTGtgtgtaaaaatatatattcatttttttttactgtGTAAAGATGTGATTTGTACAGAGTTCTgttattttctagttttttactatttttctgTGAAATATTGTTCTATTCATGTTAGAATAATTGTGAAGCAAGAAcaatgaattatatattttagttttaataagCATTGTTGAACTTGCCACTAAAAGAATCACCTTaaatagaattttaaatttctcatCAACAAAGTATTTTCAGTATCTtatttacttgtctatttttgACTTCacacattaattaaaaaaataaaaattaatataatatatttactatTTACCTTTATTATATCAATAGAATCTCAAAATCAATTTACTCGTTAAagattcttttttcaaaaaatacaactctctaaataaattaaaaatataatagataaaaatattatattttcttaatttatcaaaaataataaataaaaaaactacaagaattaaaattgaaaaagtaaGTTCTTTTCATCAATTAAATACTCCACGTTTCAACTCTTTTCTTATTGTGGAAATTTGTCAAGAGAAGAGCCATTGAAATTATGTACACTATTAATTCTTAATTtacctttattattatttataataatttttaaattatatttttcaaaatattatattaattatgtcCAAatgataacataatataattattttttaattaataattacttAAGAATAAAGCCAGTCCAAACAAATATTATTGAACGAAAAGAGTAtcaaattataaatgtataatacataaatatgacttttaacttattttcGTTAATATTATGAGCAAAGGACAAGATCACATATTTTAAAGCAAAATTACTATTTGTcccttataaatttataattacaaaaccCTATCaaactgatacaataatataagcattgatacattaatttgatacgCGAGgtacattaatcgttaagtaaaatacattacattttatacatgatacactaatctgatccGCGAGATACATTAACTTAATGCACAAGATGATACAGTAATCTAATGcgtgaaaatgaaaaattttgagaatttgtaaaactaatagAGGATAATGGTAAAGAGAGAACTTAAAAGTGGAATTTAGGTCATTTATCctaatatttatgttatttaatattgagtaaatatttaaatttaaataaaattaaattaaaaatcacaTTTATACCCATAAAACATTCCAATTGGACTTCCATTCACATCCCTGTAATTTCTCCTTCCTCATCACATCACTCATGTATGCGAATTTCCTCCACAACTACCCAACTCTAACGCCAACACTCTCTTCAATCCATGTCTTCACACCAAAGAATCACTTTACCCCAAACCTAAGAACAGAGCCCCTTTTTTGGCATcttcaaccaaaaaaatcaagaatcatTATCAATTGTGCAGCAAATAGTGATGGTGTTAAGGGTGCAGTGAACTGGGCAGAAATTCTTGAAAAATGGTcgccaaaaaaaattcttggagCTGATAAACTATTTAGAGCTATATCTGGAGCAACTTCTAGCCCCATTGCACAGTACATACCTTCTCCATTCACTTTGGTGCACTCTGTCGATCCAAGAATCAAATTGGTATaaaaatttgtctttttttgAGGTTTTTAGTGTGAAAAGTGTTGAACttgttgaattttattattggGAGTTTTCAGTTTTTATGGGTTGTTTCTGAAGTGTACAATATGGTTCAGTTATTGGGTTTTCTTGTTTAGCTGTGTGTGTCCAATGGGTTGTTTTTGATTGTATTGGATGGTTGAATAATTGTGTTTGCTTGTTTAACTGTGCTAAAGATTAAAGATCATAAAAGGAAAATGTTTACGTTTAGTTCATCAGAGCAGGTTGTGAATAGTGTTACACAAGTTTCTTTCACTATGCTAAGTGGATTAATGGAGATGGATTGTGTGAACTATGCTGTTTGTAGAGATGGGGACTAGGAAAAGAGCTCGTTCTTCCATTTTGAGATCTTGCTTTGATGTCTTTAAAATGCATTTCTCGGTTTTAACAATGGAACTTTTAATCTCATTGTCCATTCTTTATTGGTATGAACTAGAATTGGTGCTGATTACAGGAATCCTATATCAGTTTAAAAATAAGTAGTCAAAGATTTTTAGCCGTTGCCAACTAGTTTGAGGGCGAGAAGCAGTTGTGCTTGTAATGAAAAATTCTATAAACACTTGCACTACTTTCAGATTTCTTATTGTTATTTCTTCAACATATCTCCAGACTCGAGGGTGTGTGACTGAGAAGGGCTTTACATTCTACCGAGGAAGTTAGTTTAAGAAATGTGATGGAGCTAGGTTGGTGGTCAAGAGGTTAATGTAATTGCTTGATAGAAGTGGGGTTCATCTTTTGCAGCAGGAAAGGGGATGGAGTATATCCCTTCTATAGCTGCATGTTTTGCCCATAGCATAATGGGTTATAATCAATACTGCTCAAGTATTGTGGCATCTGTTTTCCACGAGTTCTACAATCATTATGCTTGGCATTTATTGCTTTCTTCTTCACTAAGAGGTCATGTTAGAGTGTTAAAAGAAAGGTTGTTTTGTTCTGTTCCTTTCATTCATGATGTCGTTTGTTCTGTAGTTAAAGACTGATTTTATTTGAATCCCCATTTCTTGGTTATGCAGGCATGGCTCTTTACTCTGGTTATATTACCGGCAAAATCAAATGTAGTCATGCGTTTGTCATTGGTTGCGTACTTAGCCATACTATCTATTTTGGTTCAGCCTGCACAAGTGTGGAAGGTAAGTTTGGCCGTGAATCTTAATGAGTTTCATGCTTCAAATGGGTTTTTTTCTATTCTGATGAGTTATGGGGCATTTGCCTTGTTTGTTTCACTACAAATTTTCCAATGCTTGAGAGAGTTCCCTTGTTGATTGTTCAATATGGTTACAGGATCAACTCGGGAGAGTCACACTGCTGTCCGGGATCTTATTTATAATGTTGGGCCTAAGCACTGATAGTGCACCTTCCCTCATCTCTTCAAGAGCTCCCCCGCCTTCAATGATGGGATTACCATCTTTTCCTGCATCTTTGGAAGGTTATAAATATGTAATCTTGAAGCTGGGGCCATTACAACTCACCAGAAAAGGCTTGTCAACCGCTACTACATCAGCATGTTTAACCTTCACTGTGAG is part of the Solanum lycopersicum chromosome 1, SLM_r2.1 genome and harbors:
- the LOC101263460 gene encoding membrane protein PM19L — translated: MASGAGKSAAFMLLVLNVFLYFIVAVISGWAVNHAIERSEATASSLSFPAKIFPIYFPFGNMATGFLIIFSLIAGVVGFISSLTGIHNVIQWNAPNLYAAAFSSLTTWLLTLLAMGLACKEINMGWSDSNLRTLETMLIILGGTQMFCTVAIHAGIEDVIRREF
- the GS2 gene encoding glutamine synthetase, with translation MAQILAPSAQWQMRMTKSSTDASPLTSKMWSSVVLKQNKRHALKSSAKFRVFALQSDNGTVNRVEQLLNLDVTPYTDKIIAEYIWIGGTGIDMRSKSRTISKPVKDASELPKWNYDGSSTGQAPGEDSEVILYPQAIFKDPFRGGNNILVICDAYTPAGEPIPTNKRHKAAQIFSDPKVAAQVPWFGIEQEYTLLQPNVNWPLGWPVGGYPGPQGPYYCGAGAEKSFGRDISDAHYKACLYAGINISGTNGEVMPGQWEFQVGPSVGIEGGDHIWCARYLLERITEQAGVVLSLDPKPIEGDWNGAGCHTNYSTLSMREEGGFEVIKKAILNLSLRHKEHISAYGEGNERRLTGKHETASIDQFSWGVANRGCSIRVGRDTEKEGKGYLEDRRPASNMDPYVVTGLLAETTILWEPTLEAEALAAQKISLKV
- the LOC101263754 gene encoding protein ABCI12, chloroplastic isoform X1, translated to MYANFLHNYPTLTPTLSSIHVFTPKNHFTPNLRTEPLFWHLQPKKSRIIINCAANSDGVKGAVNWAEILEKWSPKKILGADKLFRAISGATSSPIAQYIPSPFTLVHSVDPRIKLAWLFTLVILPAKSNVVMRLSLVAYLAILSILVQPAQVWKDQLGRVTLLSGILFIMLGLSTDSAPSLISSRAPPPSMMGLPSFPASLEGYKYVILKLGPLQLTRKGLSTATTSACLTFTIFQSASVFLSTTTPEQIAFALRWFISPLANLGVPVAEVILTLLLSLRFINLVFDEVRNVALGIVSRRINWQQMTMLETIDVFFTYIRRIFRNIFVHAEQISQAMIVRGFRGDSTTHKIFLSADSSSGVANYISISCLFGLIALVTLPKYLIQ